The Candidatus Microthrix parvicella Bio17-1 genome segment TGCCCATCGGGCGACCGTATCAATAACGGGGTTGGTGGGGGAGTAGTGAGACGTTGATTCCGCGCACGAGTTGTGAACGCTTTGAGTCGGTGCCCAGCGGTTTTCAGAAGTCGCCTTCATCCGCGTTCGTTAACGGCCGTTTTTGTACACAGGTGCGCAGGACCGGCGCCGGACTGAACGTTATGGGCGGCGCGAACCCGACTGGATCACGCACACATCGGATTTTACCGCGCTTTATCGCCGTTCGGGTGACGCCCGCTGCCCATGAATCGGGCTGCCAGATGCTGAAGCTGAGTGCGACAGAGTGCCAGCGGGGCGGGGACCGCCTGAGTCGGTGACTGACCCTCGTAGGCGCTCAGCAGTCGAAGTATATGGTCCGCTGCCCCTTGCCGCAGCTTTCACAGGGGGAAGCGTGTCGTCCTGATCGTCTAGCCTCATCGCATTAGGGCGTAGGCGACTGGGATTGCCATTTTGCCTCTCGACCCCCAACAATCAGGGAGCCAGATGAAACCGGTAGGTGTGCATTTCCGGGTGGTTGTAGGCATCGCGATCCCGATGCTGTTCGTAGTCGGTTGCTCGTCCAGCGAAGACGAAGGTGCCTCAGAAGTCTCAGGGGCCGCTGACGTCGAGGCAAGCCAGGCACAAGGCGAGGACGCCCCAAAACCTGACCTGCGGGTGCCCATAGCTGAGAGAATGAAGTGCCCGGATGGTCTCAGGGTGCTGGCGAGAGACGACGTCGTCGGAGTCGATGTTAATGAGAACCCCACCTACCTTGAGTGTGCGGACATATCCGGCATGGATCTATCAGGCCTGAACCTGATCGGTAGCACGCGTGGGGTATATATGCTCAGCACCGACATGTCGGATGCGAATCTGAGCGAAGCTCGCATGTCTGGCGCAAATATGCATGGAGCAAACCTGAGCGGAGCGGACCTGACTGGCACCGACCTGGCCGAGGCCTTTCTCGATAACGTCGATTTCACAGGTACAGATCTGAGTACGACCAGCCTTTCAGGGGTGGAATGGACCCCTGGTAATGATCCCATCTGGCCGGTCGG includes the following:
- a CDS encoding pentapeptide repeat-containing protein, whose amino-acid sequence is MKPVGVHFRVVVGIAIPMLFVVGCSSSEDEGASEVSGAADVEASQAQGEDAPKPDLRVPIAERMKCPDGLRVLARDDVVGVDVNENPTYLECADISGMDLSGLNLIGSTRGVYMLSTDMSDANLSEARMSGANMHGANLSGADLTGTDLAEAFLDNVDFTGTDLSTTSLSGVEWTPGNDPIWPVGFDAPVNSYDR